A genomic stretch from Leptodactylus fuscus isolate aLepFus1 chromosome 10, aLepFus1.hap2, whole genome shotgun sequence includes:
- the LOC142183556 gene encoding steroidogenic acute regulatory protein, mitochondrial-like codes for MLPATLKLCCGISHQHLRKLTGLQRPAIVAFGKEMSKFILKTQSGFSNIPASLQKMICTKLGINTTPDIKESTMLSSQELFYFSQAEDALHKAMRMLQQDGWQAEKHQENGDWILSKTFPRIGKVFRAEAVIDSPLEHIYSQLFEKLEQMDQWNPSVSKVQVIKILQKIGRNTLLTREITAQNPTNMVSQRDFVSVRHCYRKGSSLYLTGTATDSQLMPPQKGMIRAEVGLTCIILQPIDGDSGKTHFTWLLSLDFKGWIPQSVIDQALSQSQVDFIKHLRRHLAARENMC; via the exons ATGCTTCCTGCAACTCTCAAACTGTGCTGCGGCATTTCCCACCAACATCTCCGGAAGCTCACCG gtctaCAACGGCCTGCTATTGTTGCTTTTGGAAAAGAAATGTCAAAATTTATTCTGAAGACACAAAGCGGCTTTTCAAATATACCAGCGTCTCTTCAGAAAATGATATGCACAAAATTAG gaattaatacaacTCCCGACATCAAAGAAAGCACAATGCTTTCCAGCCAAGAGCTGTTTTATTTTTCCCAAGCTGAGGACGCCCTTCACAAAGCAATGCGTATGCTCCAACAAGATGGCTGGCAGGCTGAAAAACACCAG GAGAACGGCGACTGGATTCTCAGCAAAACATTCCCAAGGATAGGAAAGGTCTTTAGGGCGGAAGCTGTTATAGACTCGCCACTAGAACACATCTATAGTCAACTTTTTGAAAAACTTGAACAGATGGACCAATGGAATCCAAGCGTCAGTAAAGTGCAGGTAATAAAG ATTCTACAAAAGATTGGAAGAAATACTCTATTGACGAGAGAAATCACAGCACAGAATCCCACCAATATGGTCAGCCAGAGAGACTTTGTGAGTGTGCGACACTGCTACCGAAAAGGATCATCACTCTACCTTACTGGAACGGCCACCGATTCTCAGCTGATGCCTCCTCAGAAGGGAATGATAAG GGCAGAAGTTGGTCtcacctgtattattctccaACCTATTGATGGAGACAGTGGAAAAACGCATTTCACGTGGCTTCTAAGCTTGGACTTTAAG GGTTGGATACCACAGTCTGTGATCGACCAAGCTCTGTCACAATCACAAGTCGACTTTATTAAACATCTGAGGAGACATCTGGCAGCAAGAGAAAACATGTGTTAG